A single Elusimicrobiota bacterium DNA region contains:
- a CDS encoding PAS domain S-box protein, with protein sequence MKKHEVVSLETYKQVKQQYESLSELIQLFEDLSAKIYRKTEVNDIFQALINEFGKTKSYSITISLMSEDNKELRTKYHSISRNTTKVLKTIANTNAAEVNIKIAGTRFWKRVIEEKCSLLVSAKDVACDTFPKNMSGNIINSLDYSQNTMVVMAPLIKNNAVIGVMVLRCFHNIELFMKSIKYFSSMITHALEYAENSVLQTQVRSSEIKYRELVENLIDGIFSIDKKGYITYVSPVIEKMLGWDAENLIGKNVAQFIYADDRQRIMNAFGYVLKGIYNPQEYRLVHKDGAIIWVRSYSKPIIENGVTIGIRGILVDVNDRKNIEQEKENLLKAIELSGTAVLIANTDFVITNVNKTMQELFQYQALELIGKPISFIANTSYRDYNNVVSNVVGEIKKHGIWEGELYLKRKDGTTFVSFSRIAAIKNEKGEFQHYFATYNDITERKKVEEERARTQKLESLGILAGGIAHDFNNISTGILGNISLAKKRVVPKSEEFEILKDAEAAAMQTKELASQLLSLTKNPMIKRESIDLNALVKQIVRFTARGTNVEIKWQPSKTPVFSKLDGNQIKQAVNNVVLNAIQSMPTGGIINVVLTNFVNTKKKSVLEYSKEYAKLSIRDHGIGIAKESISKIFDPYFTTKQTGSGLGLTIVYSIIKNHGGHIEVYSEIGAGTEVDIYLPTEKSVKHLRSTKKKVNKKLDKKQNICVLVMDDEEYIRKVSTRLLSTLGYTAVTVKDGAAAVKAYKVAMKNKHKFDLVILDLTVIGGMSGKDAVKLLLEFDPGAKVVLSSGYSNDVVVQNYKKYGFSGVMTKPYTIEDLEEVIRKVMTKWN encoded by the coding sequence ATGAAAAAACATGAAGTTGTAAGTTTAGAAACGTATAAACAGGTTAAACAACAGTATGAAAGCCTTTCAGAACTTATACAGCTGTTTGAAGATCTGTCAGCAAAGATTTATAGAAAAACAGAGGTAAATGATATATTTCAAGCTCTAATAAATGAGTTTGGGAAAACTAAAAGTTATAGTATAACCATTTCTTTGATGAGTGAAGACAATAAGGAGTTGAGAACTAAGTATCATTCTATCTCCAGGAACACTACTAAAGTATTGAAAACAATTGCGAATACTAATGCTGCAGAAGTTAATATTAAGATTGCAGGTACACGGTTTTGGAAACGCGTGATTGAAGAAAAATGTTCGTTGTTGGTATCAGCAAAAGATGTTGCCTGCGACACGTTTCCAAAGAATATGAGCGGGAATATAATTAACTCGCTTGATTACAGCCAAAACACGATGGTAGTGATGGCACCGTTAATAAAGAATAATGCGGTTATTGGAGTAATGGTATTACGGTGTTTCCATAATATTGAGTTGTTCATGAAGTCAATAAAATACTTTTCTTCGATGATTACCCATGCGCTTGAATATGCTGAGAATAGTGTGCTGCAAACACAAGTCCGGAGCAGCGAGATTAAGTACCGCGAGTTGGTCGAAAATCTTATTGACGGCATTTTTTCAATAGATAAAAAAGGGTATATTACGTACGTTAGCCCTGTGATTGAAAAGATGCTAGGGTGGGATGCTGAAAACCTTATTGGCAAAAATGTCGCGCAGTTTATCTATGCTGACGACCGTCAGAGGATAATGAACGCTTTTGGTTATGTATTGAAAGGAATTTATAACCCTCAGGAGTATAGGTTGGTGCATAAAGACGGGGCAATAATATGGGTACGGAGTTATAGTAAGCCAATAATAGAAAATGGTGTAACAATAGGGATACGCGGTATTTTAGTCGATGTGAATGACCGCAAAAATATTGAACAGGAGAAAGAAAATTTGTTGAAAGCTATCGAACTCAGCGGTACTGCTGTGTTGATTGCTAATACTGATTTTGTTATTACTAACGTAAATAAAACTATGCAAGAATTGTTTCAATATCAAGCTTTGGAACTTATAGGTAAACCCATATCGTTTATTGCAAATACTTCGTACCGGGATTACAATAATGTTGTGAGTAACGTAGTAGGAGAAATAAAAAAACACGGGATCTGGGAAGGCGAATTGTATCTCAAGCGTAAAGACGGTACCACGTTTGTTTCATTCTCTAGAATTGCAGCTATTAAAAACGAAAAAGGCGAGTTTCAACATTATTTTGCTACTTACAACGACATTACTGAACGCAAGAAAGTAGAGGAAGAGCGTGCGAGAACACAAAAACTTGAATCACTTGGAATCCTTGCCGGTGGGATCGCTCATGATTTTAATAATATATCCACCGGTATTTTAGGGAATATTTCATTAGCAAAGAAACGTGTTGTTCCCAAGTCAGAGGAATTTGAGATACTCAAGGATGCAGAAGCTGCAGCGATGCAGACAAAAGAATTGGCATCTCAGTTGTTGTCATTAACAAAAAACCCGATGATAAAACGGGAATCAATAGATCTTAACGCGCTGGTAAAACAAATCGTGCGGTTCACTGCTCGCGGTACAAATGTTGAGATTAAATGGCAGCCATCTAAAACACCGGTATTTTCAAAACTTGATGGAAACCAGATTAAACAGGCAGTGAATAATGTTGTGTTGAACGCTATACAATCAATGCCTACAGGCGGGATAATAAACGTGGTATTGACCAATTTTGTTAATACAAAAAAGAAATCGGTACTTGAGTATTCGAAAGAATACGCGAAATTGTCAATCCGGGACCACGGGATTGGAATCGCAAAAGAAAGTATTAGCAAAATATTTGATCCATACTTTACTACAAAACAAACTGGGAGCGGGCTGGGGTTGACAATAGTTTATTCAATTATTAAAAACCATGGGGGGCATATAGAGGTTTATTCCGAAATAGGCGCGGGGACGGAAGTTGATATATATTTACCAACCGAAAAAAGTGTTAAACATTTACGTAGTACGAAAAAAAAGGTAAACAAAAAGTTGGATAAAAAACAAAACATATGTGTGCTTGTGATGGATGATGAAGAGTATATCCGTAAAGTATCAACTCGGTTGCTTAGTACATTGGGGTATACTGCTGTTACAGTGAAGGACGGCGCTGCTGCGGTAAAAGCATACAAAGTTGCGATGAAGAATAAACATAAGTTTGACTTAGTTATTTTGGATCTCACGGTTATTGGTGGGATGAGCGGGAAAGATGCGGTAAAATTGTTGCTGGAGTTCGACCCGGGAGCAAAGGTCGTGCTTTCAAGCGGGTATTCAAACGACGTTGTTGTACAAAACTATAAAAAGTACGGGTTTTCCGGGGTAATGACAAAACCGTATACTATAGAAGACCTCGAAGAAGTTATTAGAAAGGTAATGACAAAATGGAATTAA
- a CDS encoding alpha/beta hydrolase, which translates to MELKLWECNFPGADPVCGEHVPSISLYLLDSQIIRPVIVVYQGGGYGARAGHEGEPIARWLNSIGVSAVICSYRVKPYKHPWPSVDARRAIRLVRFNAEKWNIDPARIGVIGFSAGGHLAATVSTIFEDDYTPEVPDDIDKISARPDFSVLCYPVISFSEYRHSGSMRNLLGENPDENLVQKYSLEKRVTAETPPAFIWHTANDKSVPVENSTLYANALSKYKIPHEYHIFVDGPHGIGIKEQYPSIVPAWKQLFSTWLKVMKFVE; encoded by the coding sequence ATGGAATTAAAACTTTGGGAGTGTAACTTTCCAGGTGCTGATCCGGTATGTGGAGAACATGTACCGTCGATAAGCCTATATTTATTGGATTCTCAAATTATCCGCCCGGTAATAGTTGTATATCAGGGAGGCGGGTACGGTGCGCGTGCGGGGCATGAAGGCGAGCCTATTGCGAGATGGTTAAACAGTATCGGAGTTTCAGCTGTTATATGCAGTTACCGTGTCAAACCTTATAAACATCCATGGCCGTCAGTTGATGCGCGGAGGGCGATACGGTTAGTGCGGTTCAATGCAGAAAAATGGAATATCGATCCTGCCAGAATTGGTGTGATAGGCTTTTCCGCGGGGGGGCATCTCGCTGCAACAGTGAGTACAATATTTGAGGATGACTACACCCCGGAGGTACCTGATGATATTGATAAAATATCTGCACGGCCGGACTTCAGTGTATTGTGTTATCCCGTAATATCATTTTCGGAATACCGGCATAGCGGGTCTATGCGTAACCTGCTTGGAGAAAATCCTGATGAAAATCTGGTACAAAAGTATTCGTTAGAGAAACGTGTTACTGCTGAAACACCGCCGGCGTTTATCTGGCATACAGCCAACGATAAGTCTGTACCCGTAGAAAATAGTACGTTGTATGCTAATGCGTTGAGTAAATATAAAATTCCTCATGAGTACCACATTTTTGTTGATGGCCCGCATGGGATCGGTATTAAGGAACAGTATCCAAGCATAGTACCTGCGTGGAAACAATTATTCTCTACCTGGCTGAAAGTAATGAAATTTGTTGAGTAA
- a CDS encoding DUF72 domain-containing protein → MLKIGTSGFWFKDWVGTVYPEGTKSADALGYYVDKLGFNTVEINSTYYTLVSDKSFLGMDRKTPPGFEFTVKAYRGITHDPFDPKIPDNIKHPKMSDVPDTIDKFKYSLQPIIQSHKLSTVLLQMSPYFKPSPQSEEYLLMCKDSFGDIPLTLEFRGKEWNTDGTYTFLKTHNFAYCVVDEPQLPRLMPFVPKTTSADIAYIRLHGRNLNWYKSYEDRYNYDYSAKELSEFIPVIQNFVNIVNKVLIFFNNCHAGSAAKNAMLMKQLIERI, encoded by the coding sequence ATGCTGAAAATCGGGACATCAGGGTTTTGGTTCAAAGACTGGGTGGGGACGGTATATCCTGAAGGCACAAAATCAGCTGATGCGTTAGGATATTACGTCGACAAACTTGGGTTCAATACCGTTGAGATAAACTCAACGTACTACACTTTAGTTTCTGACAAGTCATTCCTTGGGATGGACCGAAAGACACCTCCCGGGTTTGAGTTCACGGTAAAAGCATACCGCGGGATCACACACGACCCGTTTGACCCCAAAATCCCGGATAATATTAAACACCCGAAAATGTCCGATGTACCGGACACTATCGATAAATTCAAGTACTCTTTACAACCAATAATACAATCTCACAAACTCAGCACGGTATTGCTCCAGATGTCGCCATACTTCAAACCCTCACCTCAGTCGGAAGAATATTTACTGATGTGTAAAGACAGTTTTGGCGACATACCGTTAACCCTCGAATTCCGGGGGAAAGAATGGAACACCGACGGGACATACACCTTTTTGAAAACCCACAACTTCGCGTACTGCGTGGTAGACGAACCGCAGCTACCCCGGCTGATGCCGTTTGTCCCAAAAACCACCTCAGCGGATATCGCATATATACGCTTACATGGTCGCAACCTTAACTGGTACAAATCATACGAGGATAGGTATAACTACGATTATTCCGCAAAAGAGTTAAGCGAGTTTATCCCGGTAATACAAAACTTTGTCAATATCGTAAACAAAGTCCTCATATTTTTTAACAACTGCCATGCGGGCAGTGCCGCGAAAAATGCAATGCTGATGAAACAGCTAATAGAACGTATCTAA
- the dinB gene encoding DNA polymerase IV — translation MLTPTIFLLDMDSYFASVEQSVNPALRGKPVAVCGAPAQNDGTWKRTIIVTASYEARKYGIKTGTPVYEAKKLCPHLNLIAGNHEKYIDTSVGIQKILTDYTDQVEVYSIDECFMDVTDTAKLHTGGAVGMAKQIKQRIREKYGITCSIGIGSNKVTAKLAAKFYKPDGLYELNDRDIPQLFDVLPLSKLQGVGIGRQLEKKLNSLGINTAKQLGDTDESLLTHHFGILGHILKRIGQGRGDTVVRKYNTQTNIKSVGHSLTLPSDTCDLNIVNSYLLMLSEKIAARLRKYGFFGRVVSLYIRYGDFTGFGQQHNTGGYINTGHEIYGTAQKIFVKLLPLKKSVRLAGLSISSLVKNNQTFLLEDINKTQRLVSAIDGINNKYGEFTLRPAMVALAEKFGKQENRCGLIGKHIFDSRRGK, via the coding sequence ATGCTAACCCCCACAATTTTTTTGTTAGACATGGACTCATACTTCGCATCGGTTGAACAATCAGTGAATCCTGCATTACGCGGTAAGCCCGTGGCGGTATGCGGCGCACCAGCACAGAATGACGGTACGTGGAAACGCACAATAATTGTCACCGCATCGTATGAAGCGAGGAAGTACGGCATAAAAACCGGTACGCCGGTATATGAAGCAAAGAAATTGTGTCCACACTTAAACCTTATCGCTGGCAACCATGAGAAGTATATTGATACATCTGTTGGCATACAAAAAATATTGACGGACTATACTGACCAGGTGGAAGTATACTCGATTGACGAATGTTTTATGGATGTAACGGATACCGCAAAACTGCATACCGGCGGTGCAGTTGGTATGGCAAAACAAATTAAACAAAGGATCCGCGAAAAGTACGGGATCACGTGTTCCATAGGTATCGGGAGTAATAAAGTTACCGCTAAACTTGCCGCTAAGTTTTACAAACCTGACGGATTATACGAACTTAACGACCGTGATATCCCTCAACTGTTCGACGTATTACCGTTATCCAAACTCCAGGGTGTGGGTATTGGACGGCAGTTAGAAAAAAAACTTAATTCCCTGGGGATTAATACGGCAAAACAGCTGGGCGATACTGACGAATCGTTGCTCACCCACCACTTTGGCATCCTCGGGCATATCCTCAAACGTATCGGGCAGGGCCGCGGGGATACTGTTGTCCGCAAGTACAATACTCAAACCAACATAAAATCTGTGGGACATAGTTTAACCCTTCCCTCGGATACCTGTGATTTAAACATTGTAAACTCCTACCTTCTGATGTTATCCGAAAAAATAGCTGCGCGGTTACGCAAGTACGGCTTCTTTGGACGTGTAGTGTCGTTGTATATACGCTACGGCGACTTCACAGGGTTTGGGCAGCAACACAATACCGGCGGGTATATAAACACAGGCCACGAAATTTATGGCACCGCACAAAAAATATTTGTAAAATTGTTACCGTTAAAGAAATCTGTGCGGTTAGCCGGGTTGAGTATATCATCACTTGTGAAGAATAACCAAACGTTCCTGCTGGAAGATATTAATAAAACTCAACGCCTGGTTTCCGCGATTGACGGTATCAACAACAAGTACGGCGAGTTTACCTTACGCCCTGCGATGGTAGCACTCGCTGAAAAGTTCGGGAAACAGGAAAACCGGTGCGGGCTCATAGGTAAACATATATTTGATAGCCGGAGAGGAAAGTAA
- the lexA gene encoding transcriptional repressor LexA — protein MKRGDRSKTKIMDMITKWYRTKGYPPTLRELAIATGLRSTWTVRYHLKSLQAAGMVKLTTQQSRGIMLTSRGDDDVSPFIPHGKTGIPLVGRISAGRPILAVENIETYINFAQLFTQDPGIFALRVKGDSMTGAGICDNDVVFVKPQPTAVNGDIVAALLPEDNEAVIKRYRPKKDCVELISENPEYKPIVTTNIKILGKILMVLRQYKK, from the coding sequence ATGAAACGAGGCGACCGGTCAAAAACCAAGATTATGGATATGATCACCAAATGGTACCGCACAAAAGGGTACCCGCCAACACTCAGGGAACTCGCTATAGCTACGGGGTTGAGGTCAACATGGACCGTGAGATACCACCTAAAATCATTACAGGCAGCAGGGATGGTAAAACTTACAACACAACAGTCCAGAGGCATTATGCTAACCAGCCGGGGTGATGATGACGTATCACCGTTTATCCCCCATGGGAAAACAGGCATACCACTGGTTGGGCGTATAAGTGCAGGAAGGCCAATCCTTGCGGTAGAAAATATTGAAACCTACATCAACTTCGCGCAGTTGTTCACACAAGACCCCGGAATTTTTGCATTACGCGTGAAAGGCGATAGTATGACCGGCGCAGGGATTTGTGATAACGACGTTGTATTTGTTAAACCACAACCCACAGCGGTTAATGGCGACATTGTTGCTGCATTATTACCCGAAGATAATGAAGCCGTGATCAAACGTTACCGCCCGAAGAAGGATTGTGTGGAACTTATATCCGAGAACCCGGAGTATAAACCTATTGTAACGACGAATATTAAGATACTAGGGAAAATATTAATGGTCTTGAGGCAGTACAAAAAATAA
- a CDS encoding Ig-like domain-containing protein, translating into MKIVQIVIILAAMMFSTIQLFAENSYDQYAGLHFGIIDAINSKVDDIGQKRTQVIPQPSITGKVLIPASQLNAAIRASHSQGLTTRPLTGATVTLNRMNNDGSLSQIPGFTCITDTEGVYRLDNIPTENNLVLEATLTESTTTLKIRSVVSVTLNDNNTLKSGVDLSVETSFVYQALKEICVYRNISAPEINAVEFEVLSDLITSNLSTELAKSSSTISINNIISNDTVLSNQWENLKLNYLDLGDEVREVKKMKAQRIEVVPSTATLLVGNTIQFSVYAFYADSSTKNCALLSSLTVSATNTISIDTHNGLIKAITPGRISISFCYENEVSSIEICVIAFSHIMVMPSSATFICGSFPFRAYAVYTDSSTVDCTELSVWTSSDSTIATVDSHNGIVTAISTGTTTISCFYNNVSTITIVNVNPKINGNDYFPLRAGMRMSYKINNIFENKVFEKIITVGDPVQIGEEIFYLFDTFPYGSTGYKSDLRFRQDSQSQVIELDNNVRTIRYKLSVSTNTRWSTQIWERLIKELVDVNIRYENKTSVQTPAGIFNDCREYYFIIAADYEWYEWLAPGIGLVKYAFYGYPGVMIEWELKGVVLE; encoded by the coding sequence ATGAAAATTGTACAAATAGTGATCATCTTAGCAGCAATGATGTTTTCAACGATTCAATTATTCGCAGAGAATAGTTATGACCAATACGCTGGCTTGCATTTCGGAATCATTGATGCGATAAATAGTAAGGTAGACGATATTGGGCAAAAAAGAACTCAGGTCATTCCGCAACCAAGTATCACCGGAAAGGTTTTGATACCCGCGAGTCAACTAAATGCGGCAATAAGAGCAAGCCACTCGCAAGGGCTAACAACTCGGCCGTTAACCGGCGCTACTGTAACTCTAAACCGTATGAATAATGATGGTAGCCTCTCGCAAATACCCGGATTTACTTGTATCACAGACACAGAAGGCGTATATAGGTTGGATAATATACCAACGGAAAACAATTTGGTTTTGGAAGCCACATTGACGGAATCAACGACTACTCTAAAAATTAGAAGTGTGGTAAGTGTTACATTGAACGATAACAATACCTTGAAAAGCGGGGTGGACTTATCGGTCGAAACATCTTTTGTATACCAAGCATTGAAAGAAATTTGTGTTTATCGAAATATATCAGCACCTGAAATCAATGCCGTTGAATTTGAAGTGTTATCGGACTTGATAACCAGTAATTTATCAACCGAACTCGCAAAATCGTCGTCAACAATTTCTATTAATAACATTATTTCAAACGATACTGTGCTATCAAACCAGTGGGAGAACTTGAAATTGAATTATTTAGATCTCGGAGATGAAGTTAGAGAAGTGAAAAAAATGAAAGCACAAAGGATAGAAGTAGTGCCTTCTACAGCTACTTTGCTAGTAGGTAACACAATACAGTTTTCTGTATATGCCTTTTATGCCGATTCTTCTACAAAGAACTGTGCTTTGTTATCCTCTTTGACCGTATCTGCCACCAACACGATATCGATAGATACACACAATGGTTTGATAAAAGCTATTACACCAGGAAGAATTAGTATTAGTTTTTGTTACGAAAACGAGGTGTCGTCTATAGAAATTTGTGTTATAGCATTTTCGCATATTATGGTAATGCCATCTTCAGCAACATTTATTTGTGGTAGTTTCCCGTTTAGGGCTTATGCGGTGTATACGGATTCATCAACAGTCGATTGTACGGAATTGTCAGTTTGGACATCATCCGATTCTACAATCGCTACAGTAGATTCTCATAATGGTATTGTGACAGCCATTTCAACTGGTACAACGACTATAAGTTGTTTTTATAATAATGTAAGTACAATAACAATTGTTAATGTCAATCCGAAAATAAATGGTAATGATTATTTCCCGCTTCGAGCAGGAATGAGAATGTCCTATAAGATAAATAACATATTTGAAAATAAAGTATTTGAAAAAATAATTACTGTCGGTGATCCTGTTCAAATAGGAGAAGAAATATTTTATCTATTTGACACATTTCCCTACGGTTCCACCGGTTATAAGTCAGATTTAAGGTTTAGGCAAGACTCACAAAGTCAGGTGATAGAATTAGACAATAATGTAAGAACTATAAGGTATAAATTATCCGTGTCAACAAATACTCGATGGTCAACTCAAATATGGGAAAGATTGATAAAAGAATTGGTGGATGTAAATATTCGATATGAAAATAAAACATCAGTACAAACTCCTGCTGGCATATTTAATGATTGTAGGGAGTATTACTTTATTATTGCAGCAGACTACGAATGGTATGAATGGTTAGCTCCTGGAATTGGATTAGTGAAATATGCTTTTTATGGATATCCTGGCGTGATGATTGAATGGGAATTAAAAGGGGTAGTATTAGAGTAA
- a CDS encoding prohibitin family protein, with protein MLVLSLIVLAVSLMLIFSQRLGIGIVRGNNNAGPGAGFLRNAGFIGVVVFFVMLATTVLYVINPGEVGVEVLFGSVQRFSENGLHVKNPLSNVYIFDIKTQREEQKSEGASQDLQLVVVESIVNYRLDASKIPTLYSKVGYDFVHKVIVPSIHECVKAAVALYRVEDIIVKRHEVKQKITEALKLKLENYYVILEDVNIMDIDFSPEFNKVVEEKQIEEQKIKTAEYRRQQAEQDKQRVILEGQGEAEKQRLLKVNTSKEVIDLKWIEKWDGKLPVTMLGSNSVPMVNLGK; from the coding sequence ATGTTAGTACTATCGTTAATCGTTTTAGCCGTATCGTTAATGCTGATTTTTAGCCAGAGATTAGGTATTGGTATTGTTCGCGGGAATAATAATGCCGGTCCGGGGGCTGGGTTCTTGCGGAATGCAGGGTTTATCGGGGTAGTAGTTTTTTTTGTTATGTTAGCAACAACGGTACTTTATGTTATCAACCCCGGTGAAGTCGGGGTTGAAGTATTGTTTGGTTCAGTCCAGCGTTTCTCAGAGAACGGGTTGCATGTGAAGAACCCGTTGTCGAATGTGTATATATTTGATATCAAAACCCAGAGGGAAGAACAAAAGTCGGAAGGTGCAAGCCAGGATTTGCAGTTGGTGGTTGTAGAATCTATAGTTAACTACCGCCTTGACGCATCAAAAATTCCAACACTGTATTCCAAAGTTGGGTACGATTTTGTGCATAAAGTTATTGTTCCGTCAATCCATGAATGTGTAAAAGCGGCAGTAGCGTTATACAGAGTGGAAGATATCATTGTTAAACGCCATGAAGTGAAACAAAAGATCACTGAAGCGTTGAAATTAAAACTTGAAAATTACTACGTTATTCTGGAAGACGTAAATATTATGGATATCGATTTTTCGCCTGAGTTCAATAAAGTGGTGGAAGAAAAACAGATTGAGGAACAAAAGATTAAAACCGCGGAATACCGCCGGCAGCAGGCGGAACAGGATAAGCAGCGTGTGATACTCGAAGGACAGGGTGAAGCTGAAAAACAACGGTTGTTGAAAGTTAATACATCAAAAGAAGTGATAGACCTTAAATGGATTGAAAAATGGGATGGTAAACTGCCGGTGACAATGCTTGGGTCAAACAGTGTACCGATGGTTAATCTCGGGAAGTAA